AGCTTCTCGACCGCATGATGCCAGGCCACGTTGTTGGCCAGCGGCGAGATGTAATTCATGCGATCGGTCACCGCGACGTATTGGTTGTAGTCGAGGTGCTCGCCGATCTTCTCGAAGCCCGAGTGCAGGTAGCCGATATCGGGAATCGCGTCGACGACGCGCTCGCCGTCGAGTTTCAGCACGATGCGCAACGTCGTGTGGGTCGCCGGATGTTGCGGGCCGAAGTTCAACGTCCAGAGATAGTCCTGCTCGGACGTGTGGCCAGACGTTTCGATGGCTTCTTCGAAAGTATGCGCCACGTCAGCTCTCCGCTCGCGTGAGAACGGGGAAGTTGTGACGCTCGCCACGACCCTGCAGCGGGTAGTCTTTCCGCAAGGGGAAGGGGACGAACTCTTCCGGCATGAGAATGCGCCGCAAGTCGGGATGCCCCTCGAACTGGATGCCGAACATGTCGTACACCTCGCGCTCGAGCCAGTTGGCTCCTTCCCACAGCGGCACCGCCGAGGGGACCGTCAGGTCGACTTCTCCCACGTAGCATCGCAACGTGATCCGCTCGTTCGTCTCGCTCTGCGCCAGCAGATAGACGAGTCCGAAGCGATCGGGTGCGTTGCGGTATTGCAGGTAGTCGACGCAGGTAACGTCGACCAGCAGGTCGAAGTGCCGCGCATCGCGCAACCACTGGAACAGGGCAAGGAGTTGATCGCGAGGGACGACGACTCGCGTCTCGCCGCGGAACTCGCTCGTGGCGAGGCCCGGGTAGGCGTGCGTCAGGGCGTCGATCGTTTCGGGCGTGGCCATGCGGGGCGGTGGGCTAAGGCTGGCGGTTGCTTGCTCGCGATAAACTTAATCGTGCGCGCTCAGAGTCGATTCGTTTGCGGTTGCGAAGGGGTGCCGAGCGCCGCGTACGGCGGCAACTCGACCAGGGCGCGTTTCGGCTGCTGGCGCTGACGCAGGCGGAATTCCTCGCCGCCGATCGTCCCTTCGCGCTGGATCTTGTCCTGCAGGTCGATGATCGCCTGAATCAGTTGCTCGGGACGAGGCGGGCAGCCGGGGACATACATGTCGACCGGAATGAACCGGTCGATCCCCTGCACCACGGCGTAGGTATCGAAGATGCCCCCCGTCGAGGCACAAGCCCCCATCGAGATGCACCACTTCGGCTCATGCATCTGCTGCCAGATGCGCTGCAGCACGGGCAACATCTTCATCACCACCCGGCCGGCCACGATCATCAGATCGCACTGGCGAGGCGAAAAGCGAAACACCTCGGCGCCGAAGCGGGCCAGATCGTGCTTGCTGGCCCCGGTGGCCATCAACTCGATACCGCAGCAGGCCGTGGCGAAAGGCATCGGCCACAGGCTGTTCTTGCGGCACCAACTGGCCAGCTCGTCGAGCTTGGTGACGACGACGTTTTCCGGG
This genomic stretch from Pirellulales bacterium harbors:
- the nuoB gene encoding NADH-quinone oxidoreductase subunit NuoB; protein product: MAIEVPENVVVTKLDELASWCRKNSLWPMPFATACCGIELMATGASKHDLARFGAEVFRFSPRQCDLMIVAGRVVMKMLPVLQRIWQQMHEPKWCISMGACASTGGIFDTYAVVQGIDRFIPVDMYVPGCPPRPEQLIQAIIDLQDKIQREGTIGGEEFRLRQRQQPKRALVELPPYAALGTPSQPQTNRL
- a CDS encoding NADH-quinone oxidoreductase subunit C; its protein translation is MATPETIDALTHAYPGLATSEFRGETRVVVPRDQLLALFQWLRDARHFDLLVDVTCVDYLQYRNAPDRFGLVYLLAQSETNERITLRCYVGEVDLTVPSAVPLWEGANWLEREVYDMFGIQFEGHPDLRRILMPEEFVPFPLRKDYPLQGRGERHNFPVLTRAES